GTGTCCAAGCGGACGAGCATGTCGCGGATCTTCTCGCCGCGCCCTCCGAAGGCTTCGTCGAGTTCGGTGGTGATGGTGCGCATCTGGTCGAGCCCACTGCCGTTGACGATCTGCCCGAGCATCGCGAAGGTGGTCTCGACGTCGGGGCCGACTTCCGTCCGCTCGATACTGTCGCCATCCGTCAACAGTCCCGGCGAGGGATCCTCGGGCAGGTCGATCCGGACGAACGGACTGCCGAGCGCCGACGGCAACCGGACCGATGCGCCGACGTTCTCGGGGAACTGCACGGCGGCCGACATGCTCAGCCGGACATAGGCGCGACCGCCGTCGGTGCTCAGCGAACGCACCCGGCCGACGACGGCCTGGCCCGCCCGCACCTCGGCGCCGGGATCGATCCGGTCGGCACTGTCGAAGACCGCCGTCACCTCGTAGGTGTCGCCGGGGCCACTGCGGCCGAGCGGTAGTTCCTGCAGGCTCAGGCCGCACCCACTCGTCAGTGCCGCGAGGCAGCTCAGGAGAGTGGCCGCACGCAGACGGGCGGGCGCAGTCACCGCGTCCCTCCCTGATTCAGCGCCCGGTCGAGCGATTCCGGGACGAGATCCTGCAACGGGTCGGCCAGGTCGAAGGGCACCGTGATCGGATTGGTGAATCCCGCTCCCGTACACAGCGGCAGCGGCTCGCGTTCGCACAGTTCTCGCGCCCGGGGGAACTGGCCGATCTGTGTCGACACGCTCAGACGGATCCGGGCACGTCCGTTCTCGCCGATCGCGTTGTCGATGTTCTGTGCGGTGAGCGGCAGAACATCGAAGATCTCGGCGAAGCCCACCTCGTGCGCGGCGAAGGTGTCGGTCAGCGTGCGGGCGTTCGCCATGATCCGGTCGATGTCGCCTCCGCGGTCGGCGAGCAGAACGTCGAGCCGGTCGAGGATCGCCGCGAGCTGATCGACCGGCCCGGCGACGTCGAGATTCTGCCGCTGCAGTTCTTCCCCGAGTTCCCCCATTCCCCGGACGAGTTCGGACAGGTCGCCTTCGCGGGACTCGATCGCTGCCAGGGCGACGGCGAGATCGTCGACGACCTGCCCGATGTCCTCGGACTTCACGCCCACCACCGCGGTGGCCTGGCTCAGCGCTGTGATGGCACGATTCATCTCCTCGCCCATCCCGTCGGTCGCGTCGGCGGCGACCTCCAGCGTGCGGCCGATCTCCCCGCCCTCCGGACCGAGTGCGGTGGCCAGCACATCGACGTTCTCGAGCAGCTCGTCCCAGTTGATCGGGGCGTGACTACGTTCGACGGGGATGACGTGACCGTCCTCGAAGGTCGGTCCCTCCCGGTAGGCCGGCCCGAGCTCGACGAAACGGTCGCTGATGACGGACGGATTCATCACGAAGGCCGACACTTCCGCCGGCAGGACGATGTCGCGAGGAATGCTCATGCGTACCTCGACGACGCGACCGGCGGATTTCACCTCCTCGACCGTGCCCACCGGCATACCGAGCACCGCGACGCTGCTGCCGGGATAGATGCCGTTGACCGACGCGAACTGCGCCACGATCGTGCGAGTGCGGTCCGGGCCCACCACGTACCAGAGCCCCGCCGCGCAGAGCGCGAGCACGACGACGATCACGAATCCACGGATGGTCCAGGTCTTCGCGGTGGTACTCAATTGCACCCCTCCATCACTCCGACGGAGCACAGGAAGTTGTCGGGAAGCGGGCCGGCCGGTGCGTGCACATCGACCCAGTTGCCGTTACCGGATGCGTCGGCCGCTGCCCGCAGGGCCGCCGGGAACTTCGCGAGCACCTGGTCGATGTTGGCGGCATTGTCCTCGAGCGTTCCCGTCACCGATTCGAGATTCACGAGCAGGGCGTCGATGTCGGCCGAGTTGTCGGCGAGGAAACTCTCCGCCGTGGTGAGCAACTGCCGCAGGTCGTCGACGAGCAGTACGAGCGCTTCCTTCCGGGCCGCGAGGATCGACACGACCGCCGTACTGTTGCCCGCCAGCCGGGCGACATCCTCGCTCTGCTCACCGACGATCGAACTCAGCGACTTCGCCGACCGGAGCAGCGAGGTGATCCGCTCGTCGTTGCGGACAATCATCCGGGAGGTGGCCTCGACACCGGCGAGGGTGTCGGAGACCTGCTCGGAATTCGTCGGCATCGTCTCGGTAAGGGTCTTCATCATGGCCTCGAGCGCGTCGACGTCGAGGCCCTCCGCGATCCGCTGGGCGTCGGTCGTCAGCTCGTCGAGACTGTACGGAACCGTGGTGCGGGACAGGGGAATGCGATCGCCTGTGAGTTCACCCGCGCCTGCCGGGGTGACGGACAGATACCGCTTGCCGAGGATCGTCCTGAGCTTGACTTCCGCGGCGGTGCGGTCGCCGAGATCCTGCCCCCGGTCGACCCGGAACTTCACGAGAACGCGGTCGCCGGCCAGTTCCATGGTCTCGACGCGTCCGGCCGGAACACCGGCGACATAGACCGGATCGTTCGGCGCCAATCCGGCGGCGTTCGCGAATTCTGCTGTGTACGAGCCGGTACGGATCAGATAACTCACTCGCGGAAGGGAGACCGCGACGAGCATGATCACCGCGACGAGCACCATGCCGACGATGCCGAGCGCGATCGGATCGGCATTGCGGTCGTGGCGTCCCGAGAAGATCGCCGCGACCGCATCCTTCGATTTCCGCACGATGTTCACTTGCACACCTCCGTGTACGCCGAACCGAAGAGATTCGCCTCGAAACCATCGGCCATGACGGTGAAGTTGCACATGTAGAGGTTGAGCCAGCCACCGTAATCGCCGACCCGGTTGATGCTGTCGGCCAACTGCGGCAGATTCGCCATCGCCCGGTCGAAGTGGTCGGTCTGCGGGATCCACGCATCGGTCATCGTGCGCAGGTCGGACACCGCGGTTCCGAGCGGCGCGGCACCCCCGGACATGAGCGCGGCGGTCGCACGGACCGACGAAGCACCCCGGTCGACCAGTGTCGCCAGCCTGGCGGAATCGCCCGCGAGGGCTTCGCTCACGACACCCAGCCCGGAGATCAGTGACGCGACGTCCTCGTTCCGCCGGTCGACGACCGTGGCGAGTTGTTCGAGATTCGCGATGACCTCGTTGAACACCTGCTCCTGGTCGACGATGTCGGTGCTCACCGCAGCGACGTGCAGCAGAAGCGATTCGAGCGTGCCTCCCTGCCCCTGGAAGGCGTCGACAACGGAGAGGGCGAGGGAGTTGACCCGGGCCGGGTCCATCGCCTCGAACAGCGGCTTGAATCCGTTCACGAGAGCGGTGAGATCCACCGGTAGCTGCGTCCGCTCGACCGGAATCGTCGCCCCCTCCTCGAGCGCGTTCCCGGCCGAGTTCTCCGGCAGGCGGAGAGCGACGTAGCGCACTCCGATCATGTCGCCGTAGTTGAT
This window of the Rhodococcus pyridinivorans genome carries:
- a CDS encoding MCE family protein, with protein sequence MRAPTWPALRLTAFCVLGVLAAVVVGNTLDRPVRGATREYAAEFTDVEGLTPGSDVTLAGVRVGRVADVRFQPQDDGTSRARVEFEIESGHALTTDVTAKINYGDMIGVRYVALRLPENSAGNALEEGATIPVERTQLPVDLTALVNGFKPLFEAMDPARVNSLALSVVDAFQGQGGTLESLLLHVAAVSTDIVDQEQVFNEVIANLEQLATVVDRRNEDVASLISGLGVVSEALAGDSARLATLVDRGASSVRATAALMSGGAAPLGTAVSDLRTMTDAWIPQTDHFDRAMANLPQLADSINRVGDYGGWLNLYMCNFTVMADGFEANLFGSAYTEVCK
- a CDS encoding MCE family protein, which produces MNIVRKSKDAVAAIFSGRHDRNADPIALGIVGMVLVAVIMLVAVSLPRVSYLIRTGSYTAEFANAAGLAPNDPVYVAGVPAGRVETMELAGDRVLVKFRVDRGQDLGDRTAAEVKLRTILGKRYLSVTPAGAGELTGDRIPLSRTTVPYSLDELTTDAQRIAEGLDVDALEAMMKTLTETMPTNSEQVSDTLAGVEATSRMIVRNDERITSLLRSAKSLSSIVGEQSEDVARLAGNSTAVVSILAARKEALVLLVDDLRQLLTTAESFLADNSADIDALLVNLESVTGTLEDNAANIDQVLAKFPAALRAAADASGNGNWVDVHAPAGPLPDNFLCSVGVMEGCN
- a CDS encoding MCE family protein gives rise to the protein MSTTAKTWTIRGFVIVVVLALCAAGLWYVVGPDRTRTIVAQFASVNGIYPGSSVAVLGMPVGTVEEVKSAGRVVEVRMSIPRDIVLPAEVSAFVMNPSVISDRFVELGPAYREGPTFEDGHVIPVERSHAPINWDELLENVDVLATALGPEGGEIGRTLEVAADATDGMGEEMNRAITALSQATAVVGVKSEDIGQVVDDLAVALAAIESREGDLSELVRGMGELGEELQRQNLDVAGPVDQLAAILDRLDVLLADRGGDIDRIMANARTLTDTFAAHEVGFAEIFDVLPLTAQNIDNAIGENGRARIRLSVSTQIGQFPRARELCEREPLPLCTGAGFTNPITVPFDLADPLQDLVPESLDRALNQGGTR
- a CDS encoding MCE family protein encodes the protein MTAPARLRAATLLSCLAALTSGCGLSLQELPLGRSGPGDTYEVTAVFDSADRIDPGAEVRAGQAVVGRVRSLSTDGGRAYVRLSMSAAVQFPENVGASVRLPSALGSPFVRIDLPEDPSPGLLTDGDSIERTEVGPDVETTFAMLGQIVNGSGLDQMRTITTELDEAFGGRGEKIRDMLVRLDTTMALADENSESFERTLAAADSVTERLAQQQEVLDRSIVDSARMVELLAAQQQDLATLVASTATVVESVDTVMAEQQSAIGGSIDDLAQITAGIRDFNNTVEAALVNVNKFVDGFNRSVRGDYLLFDGALDIPGAIDLLLTGGMPLDGGPPVELPQADVAAGLAELLLGGVR